One Burkholderia sp. PAMC 26561 genomic window carries:
- a CDS encoding polysaccharide biosynthesis/export family protein encodes MNIKLLVSLLAGATFTASLTGCAIAPGPYLDTDRLDQTPAPDSVAQANVKYHVTPIDVSYFETHPQLSDETIASVCPLTCLTKDTRKLYAYHIGVNDQISITVWDHPEFSSSGISASTGGAGVPPLPAGTAGNAGAPLNASAGAASPEAGGVTVRVANDGTIFFPRVGRVQALGKTPQQLQAALTQGLSKTIRNPQLDVRVSGFYSKQVQVTGDLKTPSSMPITDVPLSVIDAINRSGGANADADLQNVGVTRDGKRYAVDVAALLDRGDIQQNVLLQDDDIIDVPDRTKSRVFVLGELAKPQTIPMNRGRLTLADALANANSIDPRSADPRQIYVIRAPEQSAKGGMIKTAALTPANGSAMPGARPLDLSVYKLDMTQVDALMLMTQFELHPRDVIYVQVASAARFNRVLEQISPTIQTLFYTIQTTR; translated from the coding sequence ATGAATATCAAACTACTCGTTTCACTGCTGGCTGGCGCAACCTTTACAGCATCGTTGACCGGTTGCGCGATTGCACCGGGACCTTATCTCGACACCGATCGTCTCGACCAGACACCGGCGCCGGACAGCGTCGCCCAGGCGAACGTGAAGTATCACGTGACGCCTATCGATGTCAGCTACTTCGAGACCCATCCGCAACTCAGCGATGAAACGATCGCAAGCGTCTGCCCGCTCACCTGCCTGACCAAAGATACCCGCAAGCTCTATGCGTATCACATTGGCGTGAACGACCAGATCAGCATCACCGTCTGGGATCACCCTGAGTTCAGCTCGAGCGGTATTTCGGCAAGCACGGGAGGCGCGGGCGTACCGCCGCTGCCCGCGGGCACTGCAGGCAACGCAGGCGCGCCGCTGAATGCGTCGGCTGGTGCGGCCAGTCCGGAAGCCGGCGGCGTGACAGTGCGCGTCGCCAACGACGGCACCATCTTTTTCCCGCGTGTTGGCCGCGTGCAGGCTCTCGGCAAGACGCCGCAGCAATTGCAGGCAGCGCTTACGCAAGGTTTGTCGAAGACCATCCGCAATCCGCAGCTCGACGTACGCGTGTCCGGCTTCTACAGCAAGCAGGTACAAGTCACCGGCGACCTGAAGACACCTTCATCCATGCCGATCACCGACGTGCCGCTGTCCGTTATCGATGCGATCAACCGCTCGGGCGGTGCAAATGCCGACGCCGATCTGCAGAACGTAGGCGTCACCCGTGACGGCAAGCGCTATGCAGTCGATGTCGCCGCCCTCCTCGATCGCGGCGATATCCAGCAGAACGTGTTGCTGCAGGATGACGACATCATCGATGTGCCGGATCGCACCAAGAGCCGTGTGTTTGTGCTCGGCGAACTCGCAAAGCCGCAAACCATTCCGATGAACCGCGGCCGCTTGACACTCGCCGATGCACTTGCGAACGCCAACAGCATCGACCCGCGTTCGGCTGACCCGCGTCAGATCTACGTGATCCGCGCACCGGAACAATCGGCAAAGGGCGGCATGATCAAGACCGCCGCATTGACGCCGGCCAATGGCAGCGCAATGCCGGGCGCACGTCCGCTCGATCTCAGCGTGTACAAGCTCGACATGACGCAAGTCGATGCGCTGATGCTGATGACACAATTCGAGTTGCATCCGCGTGACGTGATCTACGTGCAAGTTGCCAGCGCTGCCCGCTTCAACCGCGTGCTCGAGCAAATCTCGCCGACGATCCAGACGCTGTTCTACACCATCCAAACGACCCGCTAA
- a CDS encoding polysaccharide biosynthesis tyrosine autokinase codes for MSTYEMLEHSPAQAKDEEFVLRDLVRMITDQIWWVLGIALGILLAAVLYAKLSTPIYSADALVQVDTPNTTSTSNNQGSLSAALTPSGGSLHADSEIEIIKSRTVIEPVVDQFNLNFSTESNVMPFIGRITPLFARRGHPLPAVLGLDTYAWGGEEFKVDSITVPAMLQDQRLTLRALGQGRYALLDAQNHELLQGLAGNMAKGNGITLLVSQLVARPGTEFFVTRASQLEAVQAFGSGMQVAEKGKDTGIIQISYSGSQPLYITQVANALAASYLKQRTERAQEEANRMLTFLNNELPRVRDELHASETALAQYQTAAGSFQPTQEAQTYLSGGLDYERQIAALRMQRVQLLQRFTDGADEVRAVDAQLAALNVEKSRFDNQFKTLPGSERQAVSLQREAKVNSEIYVALLNKTQELSISRAGTVGNVHIVDMALVPSQPVKPKAALIIAAGGLLGVIAGVVFAFVRRSFFAGVDDPELVERRFNLPIFGAIPFSAEQARLDRVRLDRPMALPSSSAKGGMKRLGTQSVGDSMGTTLGLSTKTPVAMALQNATVLPAANTGKQPLLSTTHPFDTSIEGLRGLRATLQFALVDAPNRVIAITSPAPSDGKSFLAANLAALLAESGKRVLLIDADLRRGRLAHYMGKSSNGGLTELLTGQTDFEMAARETGVNGLHFIGSGAHPPNPSEILTSSRFATLLQAFEKQFDLVIVDTPPLLAVPDAAVIASLAGSTVLVMRSGAHSEKNIADALKKLKRARARVVGGVLNAMPAKSGGRKGTYDYAYAYTYSSDPAAVDVKH; via the coding sequence ATGAGTACTTATGAAATGCTGGAGCATTCGCCCGCGCAAGCCAAGGACGAAGAGTTCGTCTTGCGCGACCTCGTGCGGATGATCACGGACCAGATCTGGTGGGTGCTGGGCATTGCGCTTGGCATCTTGCTGGCCGCCGTGCTGTATGCAAAGCTGTCGACCCCGATCTATTCCGCCGATGCCCTCGTGCAGGTCGATACGCCGAATACCACTTCGACGAGCAACAATCAGGGTTCGCTTTCCGCAGCGTTGACGCCGAGCGGCGGATCGTTGCACGCGGACTCCGAGATCGAGATCATCAAGAGCCGCACGGTGATCGAACCTGTTGTCGATCAGTTCAACCTGAACTTCAGCACCGAGTCCAACGTGATGCCGTTTATCGGGCGCATCACGCCGTTGTTCGCACGCAGGGGACATCCGCTGCCTGCGGTGTTGGGACTCGACACCTACGCATGGGGCGGCGAAGAGTTCAAGGTGGACTCCATCACGGTTCCTGCGATGCTGCAAGACCAGCGACTCACGTTGCGTGCGCTGGGTCAAGGCCGCTACGCATTGCTCGATGCACAAAACCACGAACTGCTTCAGGGTCTCGCCGGCAACATGGCGAAGGGTAATGGCATCACGCTGCTCGTAAGCCAGCTCGTGGCTCGCCCTGGCACCGAATTCTTCGTGACGCGTGCCTCGCAGCTCGAAGCCGTGCAAGCGTTCGGATCCGGCATGCAGGTGGCCGAGAAAGGCAAGGACACGGGCATCATTCAGATCTCGTACAGCGGCTCGCAACCCCTCTATATCACCCAGGTCGCAAACGCGCTTGCCGCTTCATACTTGAAGCAGCGTACGGAACGTGCGCAGGAAGAAGCGAACCGCATGCTCACCTTCCTGAACAACGAGCTGCCGCGAGTGCGTGACGAGTTGCATGCAAGCGAGACCGCACTGGCGCAGTATCAGACGGCGGCCGGCTCGTTCCAGCCGACGCAGGAAGCGCAGACGTATTTGTCGGGTGGCCTCGATTACGAACGCCAGATCGCTGCGCTGCGTATGCAACGCGTTCAGTTGCTGCAACGCTTCACTGATGGCGCCGACGAGGTCCGTGCAGTCGACGCGCAACTTGCCGCGCTCAACGTCGAGAAATCGCGCTTCGATAACCAGTTCAAGACGCTGCCGGGTTCGGAGCGTCAGGCGGTATCGCTGCAACGCGAAGCCAAGGTCAACTCGGAGATCTACGTCGCGCTGCTGAACAAGACGCAGGAGCTTTCGATCAGCCGTGCGGGAACGGTCGGCAACGTGCATATCGTCGATATGGCGCTCGTGCCTTCGCAACCCGTGAAGCCCAAGGCTGCGCTGATCATTGCCGCGGGCGGTCTGCTTGGCGTGATTGCCGGTGTTGTGTTCGCCTTCGTGCGCCGTTCGTTCTTCGCCGGTGTGGATGATCCGGAACTCGTCGAGCGCCGCTTCAACCTGCCGATTTTCGGCGCGATTCCCTTTAGCGCAGAACAAGCCAGGCTGGATCGTGTGCGCCTCGATCGTCCGATGGCATTGCCGTCGTCGTCGGCCAAGGGTGGCATGAAGCGTCTGGGCACGCAGTCTGTAGGCGATTCGATGGGTACCACGCTCGGGCTTTCCACCAAGACCCCTGTGGCCATGGCGCTTCAGAACGCTACGGTGCTGCCGGCGGCCAACACTGGCAAGCAACCGTTGCTCTCGACCACGCATCCCTTCGATACATCCATTGAAGGTCTTCGCGGACTTCGCGCCACGCTGCAATTCGCACTGGTCGATGCACCCAACCGCGTGATCGCGATCACGAGCCCGGCGCCGTCGGACGGCAAGAGCTTCCTTGCGGCCAACCTTGCGGCGTTGCTCGCCGAGTCAGGCAAGCGCGTGTTGCTGATCGATGCCGATCTGCGCCGTGGCCGTCTTGCTCACTATATGGGGAAGTCATCGAATGGTGGTCTTACCGAGCTGCTTACGGGACAGACCGACTTCGAGATGGCTGCACGTGAGACCGGTGTGAATGGACTGCACTTCATTGGTTCGGGTGCACATCCGCCGAATCCGTCGGAGATTTTGACGTCGAGCCGGTTCGCTACGTTGCTGCAGGCTTTTGAGAAACAGTTCGATCTGGTGATTGTCGATACGCCGCCGTTGCTGGCTGTGCCGGATGCTGCCGTGATCGCGAGCCTTGCTGGATCGACGGTGTTGGTGATGCGTTCTGGTGCCCATTCGGAAAAGAATATTGCGGATGCGCTGAAGAAGCTCAAGCGCGCTCGCGCCAGGGTTGTGGGTGGTGTGTTGAATGCGATGCCGGCTAAGAGCGGTGGTCGTAAGGGGACTTATGACTATGCCTACGCTTATACGTATTCGAGCGATCCGGCCGCTGTTGATGTGAAGCATTGA
- a CDS encoding glycosyltransferase family 4 protein → MKVAIVHDWLVVSGGAEKVLEQMIACFPQADIFSLVDFLEDRSIVHNKPVKTSFIQRLPYAEKKYRGYLPLMPLAIEQFDLSSYDLILSSSHAVAKGVLVGPDQTHVSYVHSPIRYAWDLQHQYLREARLERGPRSWVARMLLHYLRNWDARSANGVDRIIANSQFVARRIMKSYRRESAVIAPPVDVQAFEVGSEKGDFYLTASRMVPYKRIDMIVEAFASMPDRKLVVIGDGPQMDLVRAKATPNVSVLGYQTFDVLKDHMQRAKAFVYAAEEDFGIAIVEAQACGTPVIAFGKGGALESVVPLGMPGATGIHFPQQTAASLCDAVERFEDSPHAFSAQACRKNAERFSAADFRRKFIVEVLNTMAKANPGADRDVSAMAARAFVKAA, encoded by the coding sequence ATGAAAGTGGCTATTGTTCACGACTGGCTGGTGGTGTCGGGCGGCGCGGAGAAGGTGCTTGAGCAGATGATTGCGTGCTTTCCGCAGGCGGATATCTTCAGCCTCGTGGACTTTCTCGAAGACCGTTCGATTGTTCATAACAAGCCCGTCAAGACGTCCTTTATCCAGCGGCTTCCATATGCGGAAAAGAAATATCGCGGGTATTTGCCGTTAATGCCGCTCGCTATCGAACAGTTTGATTTGTCGAGCTACGATCTCATTCTTTCGAGCTCACATGCCGTGGCCAAGGGCGTGCTGGTTGGTCCTGATCAGACGCATGTGAGTTATGTGCACTCGCCGATCCGCTACGCGTGGGACCTGCAGCATCAATACTTGCGTGAAGCGCGCCTCGAGCGCGGTCCGCGGTCATGGGTCGCGCGCATGTTGCTGCATTACTTGCGCAATTGGGACGCGCGCTCGGCTAACGGCGTTGACAGGATCATTGCCAATTCGCAGTTCGTTGCGCGCCGGATCATGAAGAGTTACAGGCGTGAGTCGGCGGTCATTGCGCCGCCGGTCGACGTGCAGGCTTTCGAGGTTGGCAGCGAGAAGGGCGATTTCTATTTGACCGCTTCGCGCATGGTGCCTTACAAGCGCATCGATATGATCGTTGAAGCGTTTGCGTCGATGCCGGATCGCAAGCTCGTGGTGATTGGCGACGGTCCGCAGATGGATCTGGTGCGCGCAAAGGCAACGCCCAACGTGAGTGTTCTTGGCTATCAGACGTTTGATGTTCTGAAGGATCATATGCAGCGCGCCAAGGCATTTGTCTACGCGGCTGAGGAAGACTTTGGCATTGCAATTGTGGAAGCGCAGGCATGCGGCACGCCGGTGATTGCGTTTGGCAAGGGTGGGGCGTTGGAGTCGGTCGTGCCGCTTGGCATGCCGGGGGCGACTGGCATTCATTTTCCTCAGCAGACGGCTGCGTCGCTGTGCGATGCGGTCGAGCGATTTGAGGATTCGCCGCATGCGTTTTCGGCGCAGGCATGCCGGAAGAATGCTGAGCGTTTCAGTGCTGCGGACTTTCGTCGCAAGTTCATTGTCGAGGTGTTGAATACGATGGCGAAGGCGAATCCTGGCGCCGACAGGGATGTATCGGCGATGGCCGCGCGGGCGTTTGTTAAGGCTGCTTAG
- a CDS encoding glycosyltransferase family 4 protein: MPTKSAASLSIPANTLLRDQGLAPAAGARDTSHMRADTPSQVQGEPKILFIDQSGQLGGAEICLLPLAVRCTPRSEVLLLSDGPFRDRLRAEGVTVSVESDARIQGIKKERMKFGTLAALPGILRQVRMIAERAKPFDMVFLNTQKALILGAFSRALHGKPTVWHVHDIVSREHFGRLHLTLIKWAVKVGVDHVVANSRASADALIKLTGLPRSAVPVVHNGVDMTRFGDDASQASAVIEQRRTALGLPRDAFLVGLFGRFTQWKGQHVAIDAIARVPDAHLVLVGDALFGETAYAQGLRTQAEALGITDRVHFAGFQHDVASWMKAMDVIVHASTQPEPFGLVIIEAMAAGKPVIASNGGAVPEIVRHGENGMIIEPGDASKLAVAISTLQREPEMAKRIAAQGHADAGQHFSIDRYLQQMTRVLFDIATLASRNDAPESTNVIENAPASEAGLTR; this comes from the coding sequence ATGCCCACAAAATCCGCAGCCAGCTTATCGATTCCAGCCAACACGCTGCTGCGTGATCAGGGCCTGGCGCCCGCGGCCGGCGCACGTGACACGAGCCATATGCGTGCAGACACGCCTTCGCAAGTCCAGGGTGAACCGAAAATTCTTTTCATCGATCAGAGCGGTCAGCTCGGTGGCGCTGAAATCTGCCTGCTGCCTCTCGCTGTTCGATGCACCCCGCGAAGCGAAGTGCTGCTGCTCTCCGATGGTCCGTTCCGCGACCGGCTTCGTGCTGAAGGTGTGACAGTATCGGTTGAGTCGGACGCGCGCATTCAGGGCATCAAGAAAGAGCGCATGAAGTTCGGCACGCTTGCCGCCCTGCCCGGCATCTTGCGTCAGGTACGCATGATTGCCGAGCGCGCAAAACCATTCGACATGGTGTTCCTCAACACGCAGAAGGCGCTGATCCTTGGCGCCTTCAGCCGCGCGTTGCATGGCAAGCCGACGGTCTGGCATGTGCATGACATCGTTTCGCGTGAACATTTCGGCCGCTTGCATTTAACGCTGATCAAATGGGCCGTGAAAGTCGGCGTCGATCATGTCGTTGCAAATTCACGCGCTTCCGCAGACGCGCTGATCAAACTCACCGGCTTGCCGCGCAGCGCCGTACCCGTCGTACATAACGGCGTGGACATGACACGCTTTGGCGACGATGCGAGTCAGGCGAGCGCGGTCATCGAACAACGCCGTACCGCGCTCGGACTTCCCCGCGATGCATTTCTCGTCGGACTGTTTGGCCGCTTCACGCAATGGAAAGGTCAGCATGTTGCCATCGATGCAATCGCCCGCGTGCCAGACGCGCATCTGGTTCTCGTCGGCGATGCGCTTTTCGGCGAGACCGCCTATGCGCAAGGTCTTCGAACACAAGCCGAGGCGCTTGGCATCACTGACCGCGTGCACTTCGCCGGCTTCCAGCACGACGTTGCATCGTGGATGAAAGCCATGGACGTGATCGTTCATGCATCGACACAACCCGAGCCCTTTGGTCTTGTCATCATCGAAGCAATGGCTGCAGGCAAACCCGTGATAGCGTCGAACGGTGGCGCGGTGCCGGAGATCGTGAGGCACGGCGAGAACGGCATGATCATAGAACCCGGCGATGCATCGAAGCTTGCCGTTGCCATCAGCACCTTGCAGCGCGAGCCTGAAATGGCGAAGCGTATTGCCGCTCAAGGTCACGCGGATGCGGGCCAGCACTTTTCCATCGATCGATATTTGCAGCAAATGACGCGCGTGCTGTTCGATATCGCAACGCTCGCAAGCAGGAACGATGCGCCGGAATCGACGAACGTCATCGAAAATGCGCCGGCCAGCGAAGCCGGATTAACCAGATAG
- the rpiA gene encoding ribose-5-phosphate isomerase RpiA: MTQDELKQLVAAEAAAYVHANVPEGAVIGVGTGTTANCFIDAIASTKSRYRGAVSSSLATTARLEAHGFQVLELNEIESLPVYVDGADEIDAHGAMIKGGGGALTREKIVASVADVFVCIADGSKRVDVLGNFALPIEVVPMARTAIGRRVIALGGVPVLRVNTDGSPFITDNGNEIIDVKALKITDPIALEATVNGWAGVVTVGLFAARGANVCLLGTAGGVERIDYIAR, translated from the coding sequence ATGACCCAAGATGAACTGAAGCAACTGGTCGCTGCCGAAGCGGCCGCCTACGTCCACGCCAACGTACCTGAAGGCGCGGTGATCGGCGTCGGCACGGGCACGACGGCGAATTGTTTTATCGATGCCATCGCGAGCACGAAGTCGCGGTATCGCGGGGCGGTATCGAGTTCGCTTGCAACCACCGCGCGGCTCGAAGCGCACGGGTTCCAGGTGCTCGAACTCAACGAAATCGAGTCATTGCCTGTGTACGTGGACGGCGCCGATGAAATCGATGCACACGGCGCCATGATCAAAGGCGGCGGCGGGGCGCTGACGCGCGAGAAGATCGTGGCGTCGGTTGCGGACGTGTTTGTGTGTATTGCCGATGGCAGCAAGCGCGTCGACGTGCTCGGCAACTTTGCGTTGCCAATCGAAGTCGTGCCAATGGCGCGTACCGCAATCGGGCGTCGCGTGATTGCCTTAGGCGGCGTGCCGGTGCTGCGCGTGAACACGGACGGCTCGCCCTTCATCACGGATAACGGCAACGAGATCATCGACGTGAAGGCGCTCAAGATCACCGACCCGATCGCGCTCGAGGCGACGGTCAACGGCTGGGCGGGCGTGGTGACCGTGGGTCTTTTCGCGGCGCGCGGTGCGAATGTTTGTCTTTTGGGAACGGCGGGCGGTGTCGAGCGGATCGATTACATCGCTCGATGA
- a CDS encoding SirB2 family protein, which produces MSELFLPFRSVHMTCAALSILGFFIRWIWMLRDSPMLQKRAVKVVPHIVDTLLLLSAIVLVGIIGFGPNAAWLSAKIAGLIVYIVLGTFALKRGRTKGARAVFGVLAILVFAFIASVARTHNPLGFLMHV; this is translated from the coding sequence ATGTCAGAACTTTTCCTTCCCTTTCGTTCGGTGCACATGACGTGCGCCGCGCTTAGCATCCTCGGATTTTTTATCCGCTGGATCTGGATGCTGCGCGACTCGCCGATGCTGCAAAAACGCGCCGTGAAAGTGGTACCGCATATCGTCGATACGCTGTTGCTGCTCAGCGCCATCGTGCTTGTCGGCATCATCGGTTTCGGGCCGAACGCCGCGTGGCTTTCGGCGAAGATTGCAGGATTGATCGTGTATATCGTGCTCGGGACGTTTGCCCTGAAACGCGGCCGCACAAAAGGCGCGCGTGCGGTGTTCGGCGTGCTCGCTATCCTCGTGTTCGCGTTTATTGCGTCGGTCGCGCGCACGCACAATCCGCTCGGCTTCTTGATGCACGTCTGA
- a CDS encoding N-acetylmuramoyl-L-alanine amidase yields the protein MKRFISAIAGGVLCVLLGACSTTQVDRGAYIADTRYHAPSVDSRVRFLVMHYTQSGEARSLAVLTGDDVSVHYVVPDAPRIENGEPVVYQLVPETERAWHAGKSEWQGTTELNAASIGIENVNVGPIDTRQGRTWAPYPPAQVDAIVKLAQDIVTRYKIPPTRVVGHSDIAPQRKIDPGPAFPWRTLYDNGIGAWPDDATVAQHLAGRDPKSLVDVAALQQKLHRYGYEVATDGVLDDKTRKVIAAFQMHFRATDYAGNPDAQTDAIASALLDKYLP from the coding sequence GTGAAGCGGTTCATTTCTGCGATTGCGGGCGGCGTGTTATGTGTGCTGCTCGGAGCCTGTTCCACCACCCAGGTCGATCGCGGCGCGTACATTGCCGACACGCGCTATCACGCGCCGAGCGTCGATTCACGCGTGCGTTTCCTCGTGATGCACTACACGCAAAGCGGTGAAGCGCGATCGCTCGCGGTGCTCACCGGTGACGATGTCAGCGTCCATTACGTGGTGCCGGATGCGCCGCGTATCGAGAATGGCGAGCCGGTGGTGTACCAGCTCGTGCCGGAAACCGAGCGCGCGTGGCACGCGGGCAAAAGCGAATGGCAGGGCACGACGGAACTGAATGCGGCATCGATAGGCATTGAAAACGTGAACGTCGGTCCCATCGATACCCGCCAAGGCCGCACCTGGGCGCCATACCCGCCGGCTCAGGTCGACGCGATCGTGAAGCTCGCGCAGGACATCGTCACGCGCTACAAGATTCCGCCCACGCGCGTGGTGGGCCACAGCGATATCGCGCCGCAACGCAAGATCGATCCGGGGCCTGCGTTCCCGTGGCGCACACTCTACGACAACGGCATAGGTGCCTGGCCCGACGACGCAACCGTCGCGCAGCATCTCGCGGGCCGCGATCCGAAGTCTTTGGTCGACGTGGCTGCGTTGCAGCAAAAACTTCATCGATACGGCTACGAAGTCGCAACCGACGGCGTGCTCGACGACAAGACGCGCAAGGTCATCGCTGCGTTCCAGATGCACTTTCGTGCTACCGATTACGCCGGCAATCCGGACGCGCAAACCGACGCCATCGCTTCAGCCTTGCTCGACAAGTACCTTCCCTAA
- the rlmB gene encoding 23S rRNA (guanosine(2251)-2'-O)-methyltransferase RlmB gives MSRLKVLYGFHAVTARVRADASTIEEILYDPTRKDRRMTDFLRTAKEAGIRLIAADEARLWGLSGNVGHQGVVARASDMPLAQNLAELLDGVSGTPLLLVLDGVTDPHNLGACLRVADAAGAHAVIAPRDRSAGLNATAAKVASGAAETVPYITVTNLARALRELKDAGVWVIGTSGDATASVYETKLDGPVAIVVGAEGEGMRRLTGETCDEIMKIPMAGSVESLNVSVASGICLFEAVRQRSVKK, from the coding sequence ATGTCACGTCTCAAAGTTTTGTATGGTTTTCACGCGGTGACCGCACGGGTTCGCGCGGATGCATCGACGATCGAAGAAATTCTCTACGATCCGACCCGCAAGGACCGGCGCATGACGGATTTCCTGCGCACCGCGAAAGAAGCGGGCATTCGCCTGATCGCCGCCGACGAAGCGCGCCTCTGGGGCCTGTCTGGCAATGTCGGTCATCAGGGTGTGGTCGCACGCGCGTCCGACATGCCGCTTGCGCAAAACCTGGCGGAGCTGCTCGATGGCGTGAGCGGCACCCCCTTGCTGCTCGTGCTCGATGGCGTGACCGATCCGCATAACCTCGGCGCATGCCTGCGTGTCGCCGATGCGGCCGGCGCCCATGCCGTGATCGCTCCGCGCGATCGTTCAGCGGGATTGAACGCAACGGCCGCGAAGGTCGCGAGCGGCGCGGCCGAAACCGTGCCGTACATCACGGTGACGAATCTGGCGCGCGCGTTGCGCGAGTTGAAAGATGCCGGCGTGTGGGTGATCGGCACGTCGGGCGATGCGACGGCGAGCGTCTACGAGACGAAGCTCGATGGACCCGTTGCGATCGTGGTCGGCGCCGAAGGCGAGGGCATGCGCCGCCTGACCGGCGAGACCTGCGACGAAATCATGAAGATCCCGATGGCCGGCAGTGTCGAGAGTCTGAATGTATCGGTGGCGAGCGGGATTTGCCTGTTCGAAGCGGTGCGTCAGCGGTCGGTGAAGAAGTAA